The following nucleotide sequence is from Gasterosteus aculeatus chromosome 5, fGasAcu3.hap1.1, whole genome shotgun sequence.
AAAGTTGAAGAAGCCTGGGGAGTTAAAATggtgtaacaaaacaaaaataaaaaataaactaatgagAAACCTCTGTAGAATGCATAATTTGTGCATCTACAGCTTGTTGGTAACGTTACCGGCTGCAGCCGAGTGAATAAACCCCGGCGCCCGTCGGCAGGATGAAGTTCAGCAGGTTGTAAATGTGGCGAGGGGGGCGGACACAGCGGGACtctcctctgctgtcctgcGGTAACATTGTTGTGGAACGACGTCACAGCTCGAAAATGAAGGCGCAGAGGCAGCCATTACTGGAGCTTCTCTAATTATTTTATTCCAAATAAATACTCGAAGAAAACTCCCATGGCAAGGGCCAAAAGTCAGCTGGTGAGTGTCGCGCCTCTGAAAAGAATAACGGTTCGAAGCCGGTGCTGAAAATGTTGAGTGTGGCGGGTGTTTGACAACAAATAGTTACGCGGGGCCTTCATGTGAAGAGCGGTGCTAGCTGCAGTGGAGCGTCTAGCGCTACGACCCGCTAGCATCGTTAGCTCGCTAATGTTGGCTAACACAACACCCAATGTTTGCTAAGTTACGTTCTAACGGACTCTTATAACACCAGGCTTATATCAtgagaaaatgttattttaattggCCCGTGTTGGTTAAGCGTTGAAAACTGCTCGCTTGTGGATTTAAGGGATGTATGACCATTCCCCCTTGGCCAGTAACGTTATCTGTTGGCTGACGTTAGCTAAACATGTTCGCGCTTTCGAACGATGCTCCTGcttgctaacaagctaacagtAGCTTCAttgcgtctccccccccccacctccccctcggCCAGAAGCAAGCTTTTTACAGTGAACTCTTCGTATTTCGATTGTCAACTCAttcactttcaaatgttgacatccATGTCGGCTCGTCAAATTCGACCGTGGCGGAGTAAAGTTATTTGTGAAAATGGCATAATGTTTGGAACTTAACGTCACTTGTTACCTggcttgctaacgttagctaattgACTGGCTGTTGGCGTTAAGTTTATAATTCGCTGTCAGCGATGGCCGGCTTTATTTGACAAGGCAGcaggagctaacgttagcttgctagCAGGCGTTAGTTAGCAAAGAAAGTTCGCAAAGGCCTGTTGTTGCCCTAGCAGTTAGGGTTGGGTTAACGTTAGCTGACATGGTTCTTACACACATTACGTGGTTGATCCGTGGTAATGGTTCAGTAGATGGTGACACGGCTAACGTTAATAGTTGGAAACCACACAGTCAAGTACGGGATAAAGCAGCTAAGAGGCCACACCTTGGTTTCGAATGAGAAGAAGCTTGGCTAACTGaaccagctaacgttaactaccATTAACAGAGTTTTTAACTGAACAACATCGGCACTGATCGTTACAGTGGTTCAGTAACCTCGGTACAAGCACCGAATAGTTTGTTGGAAAGCATAACCTTTCGTTTCTGTTATCTTCAAGTACTCCGCAATGATTTAGTGGTTTTCTTGTACGTGCTGGTTTGCCTTAACAACCTTTCAGTTTGACCATGTAGCTGGATACAAATGTGGATGTGTTCAGTGCATCGTGGTAGTCGGTCACATGAAAGCAGTGACTTTGACAACCTAAACACTGGAGGGTGGGACCGCCAGGCTCACAAGAGGCTTCCCCAACAGCGCTGTGTCCTCATCGATGCTAGACTTTGCTCCTCAAAGGCTCTCACTTGAAATTGTATATTTAACTTCAAGATATCCTACCTAAAGGACTGCTCAAGTCGTCAGCTTGTATGATCCAGATCTCATCTAGTTTTACTTACAGAAATGGCTGGAAAAGGTTGTCCAACTGTTCATTTGCATTATTTTCATTACAGTTTGAAGGACTATAAAATGccacacatttgtttatttaatttgtgttttccaGTATGTCATTCTTTATTATACACTATTGTGTTATCCTATTTATAGGCTTTCTGGTATAACTATAGTGCACTACTAGGAAGCTGTTGTGAAATCTGTTTTCATCGAATGAAAGacagctgttgttattgttatattGTAGTATTTTATTACCGTTATGCACATGGTTGCTAGATTTGATTGGCCCAAACTTGCCAACATTTGTTTCTGGGTGCGCCAAAAGGTGTAATCTTCGAGTAGGTCTTCCATATTTCTCAAAAGAAGATATATTTAAATCGTGTGTGTAAATTACCCAGCTTACTGATATGTTCTTAAtgttctctctcctcttccagtATGATGTTGTGCCCATTCAGCCCAGCGTTGTCATCTGTTCCTGCTCGCATCCATCAATGGTAAGAAACCACGCTGACTCCTGCTCGCCACTTGCTATCCCAGGCGCAAGCAGTAGCCACTGTCCCGGCATACAGGGCTCACCCTCAGAGCCCCGTGCTGTTGGAGCGTCTGCAAGCAGCCAGGGCTCAGACATCAGGACGCAGCCGGCCATGCAGACCCCTCAGCCACGCAAGAAGAAGCCAGAGGACTTCAGATTTGGCAGGATACTGGGAGAGGGCTCCTTCTCGACGGTACGTAACTTGCATTCCATGCTGTTGGATTTTACCTGGGTAGATGTTTCCACATGCTAGCATTCTTTTGATTCATGTGCTTAGATCCTCAGTTCTTTTGAGAGTAATAGACCAAACTAGCCCGATAAGTTGGAAGATTTTCTCTGGAGTCAAACAAGAAACCAACATacggtgttgttgtttttctgttctttgaCCCTTAGGTTGTTTTGGCGAGAGAGCAGGGAACGGGAAAAGAATATGCAAGTAAGTAATAATGCACCAGCAGACCCTAGTCAAGATGGAAAAGTTATTCTTATTATTAAAAGTTATATTTACTAATATATCCTAAAATTGTCTTTCTCTCCACTAGTTAAGATTTTAGAGAAGCGCCATATTGTGAAGGCGAACAAAGCCCAGTACGTGAAAAGAGAAAGGGATTTGATGTCAAATCTAGAACACCCATTCTTCGTCAAGCTCTACTTCACATTTCAAGATGATGAGAAGTTGTGTATCCTTCTTATAAGTTTGTCAAGGCATGTGGCACATGAACCACTTGCCTTATGTTTTATTGTGGATGTGTTGAAGAAAATctttgtttgtactttttacCGATGGCCTTTTAGTAATCCTTCTTCCTTAACTAGCTGTCCTTAGATTTTGGCCTCAGCTACGCTAAGAATGGCGAGCTGCTGAAATACATTCGCAAAATCGGTTCTTTTGATGAGACCTGTACTAGATTCTATTCAGCTGAAATAGTTTGTGCTCTGGAATACTTACACAATAAGGGGATAATACACAGGTAAGActtgcttgttttattcattttgcttttttggGGTAATTTTCAAATCTAGTTTGTTTCCCTCTTAATTACATCTGGATTTGTCGCATTTCAGAGATCTGAAACCAGAGAATATTCTCCTGAGTGAAGACATGCACATTCAGATAACAGATTTTGGGACAGCAAAACAGTTATCATCAGACAGTAAACAAGGTATAACAACAATCTTGATTTACTTAAACATAAAGTACAAGTGTGGTAGTTGCTTGACTTTAGCATTTTACTGGTACTGTGAAGTTATACGTGTCTTTTTGCAATTTATTTCCACTCTTTGGTAGCGAGAGCAAACTCCTTTGTCGGAACAGCACAGTACGTGTCTCCAGAGCTACTAACAGAGAAATCTGCTTGCAAGAGGTATGAGCTTTGGTCATGACACAACTGTACAGTTGCCAatcattgttgttttaatgttagtgttgTGTTGGccacaacaaaaaatgttggccaAACCACATTCCAACTTCATTCCCCtctctgttttccattttttaGCTCTGACCTCTGGGCCTTGGGATGTATTACCTATCAGCTGGTGGCTGGTTTACCACCTTTCAGAGCTGGGTGAGTACTATGTTGACGTTAATTGCCAATATTTCCATTGATTGGTTGTATCATTGAGCTACAAGTGACAATCATGCCTCTGATCCTGCAAACAACAGTTCACCAAGActcactatttttttcttcctatatCTCATTTGTTGCAGAAATGAGTACCTAATATTCCAGAAGATAATAAAGCTGGAGTATGAATTCCCAGAGAAATTCTTCCCCAAAGCCAAGGATCTTGTCAAACAGCTTTTGGTAGGTCATCAAGTCGTTGGTTAGTTAGTGTTGGTTATTTACACAATAGAAGTGCATgactcatcttttcttttttcttttagtctCTGGACCCTTCCAAGCGGATTGGGTGTGAAGAGATGGGAGGCTACGACCCTTTGAGGCAGCACCCCTTCTTTGACACTATCTCCTGGAGTGACCTACACCTACAGACACCCCCCAAGCTCACCCCCTACCTGCCAGCCATGTCTGAGGATGATGAGGACTGCTATGGAAACGTAAGATATATTTTAGCACAGTTTCCCAAAATCCTGAAGAGACCGCAAACATCACTTCAAACCTTTTTCTCAACCGTCCCATTTCCAAACTCAGTATGATGACCTCCTGAGCCAGTTCAGCAACATGCAGGTGGCCCAGTCCAGCTCCACACACTCCCTGTCGCCACACGAGTCCACACCCCCGCAGAGGTCCAGCAGCAACATTGAGCAGTACATTCATGACCTGGACAATAACTCTTTTGAGTTGGACCTGCAGTTCACTGTAGAAGAGAAGCAGCTGTTGCTGGACAAACAGACCACTGGAAACCCCTGGTAACACTTATCAATCCATGTGTTTTGAGTCCTGTTTGTCATTTTATGTAAACCTGAGTTGTTCTTGGATTCAATCGTTGTTAATctttgaaaaatgttgaaatcCTGTAAGATTTCTTTTGtagaaaaatgtatgttttgagGTAAACGGACTGTATCAGCAGTCTGATGTTGCTTATTTACACAGGCACCAGTTTGTGGAGAATAACCTGATCCTGAAGATGGGCCCAGTGGATAAAAGGAAGGTGTGTGAATTCTATTTACTTTATCTTTTTTAAGTCAGGTCTTCTCGCGGATATTCTTTCTGCCAGCTACACTGTACAGTGGCGGTGTAGTAGATGTCTgtagtaaaatgtaaaaatgcttTCTACTTTGCATGGTATTTCTCAGACTGAGATAGAAAGTAAAAGGGAGCAGAGTGCTGTGCACAGGAAAGCCTCACAGCCCCCTCTGTTGGTGAACCGATGACTTGAGACGTGTTGCATTCCATTGCAGGGTCTGTTTGCCAGACGGAGACAGCTGCTTCTCACTGAAGGACCACACCTGTATTACGTGGATCCTGTAAACAAGGTCCTGAAAGGGGAGATTCCTTGGTCCCTAGAGCTACGCCCTGAGGCCAAGAACTTCAAAACCTTCTTTGTTCACACGGTATATTACTTTTACTGTTGCTTTCTTTCCACTTtattctcctccagctgcttgttGATACTCTGCATTCGATTACAATTTCTCCTTCTAATGTAGTTTACTTTTTTATCTCCCAATGTTTTTGCAGCCTAACCGAACATACTATTTGATGGACCCAAGCGGAAATGCAGACAGATGGTGCAAGAAGATCCAGGAAGTGTGGAGAAAGATCTATCAGAGGCCCCAAAATCCAGGCCTATAGGAGCACAGTCCCTCTTGTGGCCACTCCTCTTTAACTCTGAGGCCAATCACTGAGCAGAGTAACACCTTCTTTAGTGCCCTTCATCACCGCAATGTAAACAAAATCTTAGAGACGCTGGCATCTAgaccttgtttgttttcctgagtAGAACCATGGGGAAAAATACAACTTTGGATTCAGGGTTGCTTTGCTTGTTCTTTGTGCTCTCTGTGAGGCTTCTACTGCATTTTTCCTTGTATGGATGATGAGACTGCCACCATGCACATCTGCTTTTTGTACATTCTGCACGGGGGAAGAGAAGGGCAAGCTTGTCCAATAGAGGGACTCAGGCTTGGCTACCGCTAGGACTATCTCAAATGCAAGGACTGGTTTCCTGCTCAAATGATACCATAACACAAAATCTAGCTTTTGTGCACCACAGCCGACCCTGATATCTTAATTAAACCATATCCTATTCCTTCATCACATGCGCAGGCTGTGGTCGGACCCCACTTCAACAGCATAATACTCCGTGGTTTTAACAGATACTGTAAGCTGTCTCACGTGTTTCCCAAACTCaaatcctatatatatatattttgtcagAGCCCAAGTGTTTCCCACGCTATTTAAGTTGTATTTCTTTAGTCTCTTGAAACTTGCTTATTGCAGCGAAACTAAGGACTTGATGTTACAAGGCAGAGTTCCTGCCTTGGAACAGGAACTGGCACAGCCGTTACTTAGGATGTGTTgctaacggggggggggcgggtaaaCATGCCACTAGCTTCTACGTCCTAATCCTAACGCTTCTCTTTCCTGCATGGCCGGTTTTGTAGCTCAGCCTTTTCCGCTTCTCTCTCCCAGGGCACTGGAggtatagtttttttttcaagtttaaAGGTGGGTATTTTTGACTGCATTGGTAACCATCGTGTATTTTATCGGATGATTTGGCTGTTCTGTACCATTCACTGGCTACTTCTTTGTGATGTGAATCCTACAACTTCTTTTTTCGGTGGGATAGTCTGCTCATCTTCAGTTGGTCCTATTGGAAACTAAATCGTATGTGCTGACCACCCCATGCTGAACGGAGAACCCTTCATCTGCAGtgatacatatatacacacaaacgcacactatCATTCTCCGAAGCAATCACAGTAACGCTGTTGTCCCCGGACAAGATGGCAGAACCGCCTCATCGGGTTCGTTGGCCCATTTTGTTTTTCACCCTGGCGTTTGGCCCAATAGAAATTAAAGCGACTGATTTAACTTGTGCTCTTGTTTTAGCAGTATGTATTATCATAATGCTTTTAATTTTTGACATATTACCTTAAGGTCCTTTCCAAaggtcctcttcctccagctgagtctgtgtgtgcagtgtgtgactGGAGTACAGGTGAATAGGACCCTGGGGCCTGGGGCTCAATGTGGTTGGATGTCAGTAAAAAGATATCTATCTGATCCAAATAACCGATGAAATTGCTGTATCTGTCTATAAAGTCGAGGAAGCACTAGAGTAGTGTTTTCTTCTAGTTAGCGAAATTGTTTGAATCGAGTCGATGGCAGTCGGTTACATTGTGTGCGGAACGCTCGACCTGGCTTGTAACTGACTAGAACTGTGATGTACAGATGATGTATTATTAAAATCTGAAGCAAGTAATGCAATGATATTAGGatacagtttttgtatttttattcttgTATAAGGTTATTTGATGGCTATTGTTTAGCCTCTAGTTCATTCTGTGTTATTTAAATTCTAATATATGAATCATTTGGATTGAAGTCATGTTCAGGGGCCATGTTGTGTATGTATTGAGATGTAAAGCCTTTGAATGTGAATAATTATTGTAAACTATAATATTTTACAGCTTTTTTCTTACTATATCATACATTTTCTATTTGCTCAGTGATTTAATCATATTCTGATAATTTAATGAATCGGTTCATTCTCTCTCTGATTATTTGTGCGCTAGGTCAGTAGATGTTGAATGATGAATTTTCCACTTAATGCTTGGTAGTCCAGTAATTAAAGCATGTAGGGATTTAGGCATACAAATAAGACGTGTGTCCTGTCTTCTGTTATCAGCCACAGTCATGACACCGTGTAAGCAGCAGCATTCAGCGGCATCTCACATTTTGCAACATGTAAATAAAGTACCGGCCCATTATCAGCGCTTCTGTGTCGTGGCGATTACttcgagagaaaaaaaaaaagaagaaaaaaaatcccctgcACCACCAAATGAGATCTGCAGGCTGCAGGTCGGTGTCAGGAGACCGCTGCGCCGCACCGACGGAGCGCCGCTTCGCCTCTCGGGGCTGTTTACGGTAAAAGCGTGTCAGCGTGAGGTGGGTCGGTAGGAGTGGCGCTGGCATCCTGCTTTGCATGAACCGTCGGGACTCCCCGAGTTAGTGGCCGCAGTCGAGATATTTCCTGTCAGCCGCACACAGCCGAGGCGACGGAgacggagaagaagaggaagaagaagaagaggggatgGCCGAGAACAGCTGCGAGGCGAGCGGCTCCGTCCACCGGAGATGTCCGGCCCATTCACCGACGGAGAGACACGTCTCGCCGGGGGCCGGGGCGGCCAAATGGATCCGACTGAACGTCGGGGGGACGTATTTTTTAACGACGAGACAGACTCTCTGTCGAGATCCAAAATCCTTCCTCTACAGACTGAGCCAGGCTGACCCCGAGCTCGACTCTGACAAGGTaaatgctaagctagctagcacCAGAGTTAGGAGCGCTGTTGGTTCACTCTTACTTTCCTTAAGTTTATTTTGATCACGGTGTCGTCGAGCAACCGCGGGGTCTGGTTACGTTGCGTGTCCGCTTTGCTTAACCGGAGGCCCCGCTTTGTGGAAATGTGTTATTCACACTTTGTGCGAAGTCCCACTTCTGTAGCTAACTAGCATTAGCACGCTACGCTAGCTAGCGTCAGATTCCGACAGTCCCCGCATGACATCCGATCTCGCCGTTAGctcgtgtgagtgtgagtgtgagagagaataGCCGCCTCAGAAAGTCtttctaaaatacaaaatacgcTGATCTGTGCGGTTTGAGGTGCTTGATTGTTGTAAACAGTTTGCATCTTCTCctgaggaggagaacatccaAGTGTCCCGAGGAGAGTTGTGAACTTTCCCATCGGAGGCCGATGTGTCAAACGCTGACAGCGACCattctgctccttttttttaaaattcaactTTAACTGTAAAcgtcttttttaaacattcaacGTCAACTATTTCCCCTGGGCGTATCAGTCCAACACTTGTGCTATGACCCACGTCTACTTTAGAACGATTCGTGCCAATTTAAACCCTTTATTTTCGCACGGAAACCCTTCTCTGTTCCAGCAGAGTGGAGTCCCCTGGTGACCGGCCGCACGTGGGAGCCCTCGTTGTGAGTCTGTTTGCGTGCACTTGCATCATCCTCTGTGTGCTAACGAGCACATCGGGCCTTTGCCAAGTGGAGTGAGGTGCTGCTGACAGCCGAGAGCTGCATCAAGTCGCTCTGCCTGAATGGCCTTAATGCTCCAGAAGCAGGCGTCTCTTTGTTTGTCCAAAGCCCGGTCcgaacagctgtgtgtgtgtgtctaaggcCGCTGGCTCAGTCAAACACAATGGGAGTagtataatgtgttttttttttttgtcgttggTTTTACTGCCCCATTATCCATTGTTGTCGTCTACCGGCACCTCTGCCCTCCTAAGCCGAGGCCGTGGCTCATCTCCTATTTTCATGCAAATAACTTAATCTCCAAATAATCAGCTTGCTTTTTTGTCAGGTTATCCTCCCGCGGGCATCGGATCAGTCCAACTAAATCCTTTTGTCTTAAGTGTGTATCGGACTCGAGCCCGTTGATGTCTGACGGCTTCCAGGAAAGAACGGGTTAATGGATATTATTTCACTTGCCGCTGTGtctaaaacaatttccattgacACGATTTCTTTTAATCAGCGACGCAGCCGAGATGgccgtcttttttttcttcgtatTTGCATAACGATGACCGCATGCAAAGAGGAAGCCCGGCAGAGCAGCGGATCAGCGAAGAGCGCTGTTTTTGTGCGACTGCCGTGTTGTGTTTCCCGGCCGAGGAAAAGGCCGACTCGCTCCAGCGGGACTCCTGAGGAGAACTGCATTATTCATGTTGTTGACTTGCACACTGCGCAGGCCTCTTTATTTATACGTTTCCAAACCGTCTACACCAGAATAGACGTCCTTCTCCTTTTTTGACTTGTGAGAATACCTGATGCTGCAGAAAGCGGTTATCGATTTTGTCCAACCAGCGAGCAGAATGTTGCACATCAGCGGGCGTCGTTCCCGCCGGCAAACTGCTGCTTTCGCGCCGCTCCGCTCAAGACCACTCGAGCAGAGAACCAACGTTCAGGCGTTGAGGACTGCATCCATTTTTAAAGCACTGCATCACGAAGGGTCCTTGTTCCCCCAACGTCTCTATTCTTTTCATATGTATATCCGACAGAAGTTCTTCCGTCGTCACGTGTGATTTGAAATCGGTTCCCATTTAGCTTAGAGTGCGTAGAGTCTGGGGACGCCATGGGAGGCCGTGTCAATATTTAACGGCGAtaattcctcctccttcctttgtgGCTCAACGGGGCAGTGCAGAATAATAGCCGCATATCAGGTGTTGTCTGAAGGGCGATCCCATTGGCTCTATTGGTCTAAAGTGTGCACCTTTTGATTGTTGTAACCTCGTGTTACCCGATCGGTATTGTGCGGGAGAAAGTTCGGGGTTTCTGTGATTTCATGGTTTGCCAGCTTAGTCGCGGAGCTGCTCATCCGCCTCTGACTTTAACAGCAGTGCTCGTCGGGGCCTTTTGAACGGAGCTTCTCCTTTTTGACGGCTCATTGTTCCGCAGAACGCGCTAATGGCGTTTCCTTTTTTCGGAGTTGAGAATGGTTGAAAGCCAAGACTGTTCTTCCCGCCCTTCATGAAAGGTTGAGCTCCTTGAGATGCATGTTGTTAAATGTCTTTAACTATGAGATGGTTTCGCATGATGTAGCCTTGAAGTGATGCGTTCATTATTTAAAAGTTGAAGGGCACTTTGACTAAGCCATTACTGCCCGTCCTCCAGAGGGTCTCCTGGCTCCGGCTCCACGAGCATCGTTCTTCCACTTGGCTAAGTAGCCGGAGTCACGTGACTCATCAGATCTACTGCAACGTCTTTTAAGTGGTGGTTCTGCAGCACGTTCGTACTGCAGTGGAGGCTGAGCGGCGTGTTGTAATGCTTTATCGGGTCTGAGCAAACCCCGGAAAGACTTCACCGCTGTTGTTGTTCCTCTTTGATAACCAACCAGCACGTGATGTACCGCTTGGAAGTCTCTCATACGGCATTTAGCGGTTATACCGACACCTGCCTCGGGTCGCATGTGGGAATCAAGCAACGCAATGTTCGGGTGTCGATGTGTCTGCGAAAAAAGCCTCACTGGACATCCATGCTGAAGGGTGGGTCGCCATGACGTTTCCTGTGGGAGGATGTGTGTGAAATGATAAGCCGAATACTCAAagccccccgcggcccccctTCTAGTTTGCTTCTGTTTACCTTCATTTCAAGTTCTCCTTGGCTTGAATCCAGTCCCAGTTGTGCCTACTCTACATCGTCTTAATGTTGCTTATAAATCAACCCTTTAATATTCATAGACGAGGAGCTGGTTTTGTTTCATTATCACACTGGTATTATAACCCCGACATGGTGAAGTTCCTCTGagcatcacccccccctcccctcctatGTCTGTTGCCCA
It contains:
- the pdpk1b gene encoding 3-phosphoinositide-dependent protein kinase 1 isoform X2 gives rise to the protein MARAKSQLYDVVPIQPSVVICSCSHPSMVRNHADSCSPLAIPGASSSHCPGIQGSPSEPRAVGASASSQGSDIRTQPAMQTPQPRKKKPEDFRFGRILGEGSFSTVVLAREQGTGKEYAIKILEKRHIVKANKAQYVKRERDLMSNLEHPFFVKLYFTFQDDEKLYFGLSYAKNGELLKYIRKIGSFDETCTRFYSAEIVCALEYLHNKGIIHRDLKPENILLSEDMHIQITDFGTAKQLSSDSKQARANSFVGTAQYVSPELLTEKSACKSSDLWALGCITYQLVAGLPPFRAGNEYLIFQKIIKLEYEFPEKFFPKAKDLVKQLLSLDPSKRIGCEEMGGYDPLRQHPFFDTISWSDLHLQTPPKLTPYLPAMSEDDEDCYGNYDDLLSQFSNMQVAQSSSTHSLSPHESTPPQRSSSNIEQYIHDLDNNSFELDLQFTVEEKQLLLDKQTTGNPWHQFVENNLILKMGPVDKRKGLFARRRQLLLTEGPHLYYVDPVNKVLKGEIPWSLELRPEAKNFKTFFVHTPNRTYYLMDPSGNADRWCKKIQEVWRKIYQRPQNPGL
- the pdpk1b gene encoding 3-phosphoinositide-dependent protein kinase 1 isoform X1, whose translation is MFLMFSLLFQYDVVPIQPSVVICSCSHPSMVRNHADSCSPLAIPGASSSHCPGIQGSPSEPRAVGASASSQGSDIRTQPAMQTPQPRKKKPEDFRFGRILGEGSFSTVVLAREQGTGKEYAIKILEKRHIVKANKAQYVKRERDLMSNLEHPFFVKLYFTFQDDEKLYFGLSYAKNGELLKYIRKIGSFDETCTRFYSAEIVCALEYLHNKGIIHRDLKPENILLSEDMHIQITDFGTAKQLSSDSKQARANSFVGTAQYVSPELLTEKSACKSSDLWALGCITYQLVAGLPPFRAGNEYLIFQKIIKLEYEFPEKFFPKAKDLVKQLLSLDPSKRIGCEEMGGYDPLRQHPFFDTISWSDLHLQTPPKLTPYLPAMSEDDEDCYGNYDDLLSQFSNMQVAQSSSTHSLSPHESTPPQRSSSNIEQYIHDLDNNSFELDLQFTVEEKQLLLDKQTTGNPWHQFVENNLILKMGPVDKRKGLFARRRQLLLTEGPHLYYVDPVNKVLKGEIPWSLELRPEAKNFKTFFVHTPNRTYYLMDPSGNADRWCKKIQEVWRKIYQRPQNPGL